One region of Chlorobiota bacterium genomic DNA includes:
- a CDS encoding 1-acyl-sn-glycerol-3-phosphate acyltransferase — MTAEPTYSTVRGIIRLLLIAVAMALLFPFFLVVIGLGSLFGTQSRYGVSMWLTAVWCGIVARLMGVRINTQGERHPDARLFIGNHVSYLDILVSGRTVGGVFVSRHDVRDWPVMGIFARIGGTIFLDRTSLRSAVKSSKMVVDKMHHGARITLFPEGGTTEGGRVDSFKPFMFNTVAGSDVLVQPFVILYTHIAGEPTTLANRDFAYWHRPDEPFMPHAWRVLRLRSITAQLQFLAPLPSPISADKMILREYAEGMQQRIAEHVPPLLPAAQPIPA; from the coding sequence ATGACAGCGGAACCAACATACAGCACGGTTCGGGGCATAATTCGGTTATTACTGATCGCAGTAGCAATGGCACTGCTGTTCCCATTTTTTCTGGTAGTGATTGGCCTTGGCTCCTTGTTTGGAACGCAAAGCCGATATGGGGTAAGTATGTGGTTGACGGCGGTGTGGTGTGGGATTGTTGCTCGGTTAATGGGGGTGCGCATCAACACACAAGGGGAACGCCACCCCGATGCGCGGCTGTTCATCGGCAATCATGTTTCCTACCTTGACATCCTTGTTTCAGGACGGACTGTCGGCGGGGTGTTTGTTTCGCGCCATGACGTGCGCGATTGGCCAGTGATGGGAATTTTTGCCCGGATTGGCGGCACAATCTTCTTGGATCGGACCTCGCTCCGTTCGGCGGTGAAATCCTCCAAAATGGTGGTTGATAAAATGCACCACGGGGCGCGCATCACCTTGTTCCCAGAAGGCGGAACCACCGAAGGCGGGCGGGTGGATTCTTTTAAGCCGTTCATGTTCAACACGGTGGCCGGAAGCGATGTGCTGGTGCAGCCGTTCGTGATCCTTTACACCCACATCGCTGGCGAACCAACCACCCTTGCCAACCGCGATTTCGCGTACTGGCATCGCCCCGACGAACCGTTTATGCCCCATGCGTGGCGCGTGCTGCGGCTTCGCTCCATCACTGCCCAGCTGCAATTTCTTGCCCCGCTTCCTTCCCCAATCTCTGCCGATAAAATGATCCTTCGGGAGTACGCCGAAGGGATGCAGCAACGAATCGCCGAACACGTTCCCCCGCTGCTTCCGGCGGCGCAACCAATCCCTGCCTAA
- a CDS encoding TrmH family RNA methyltransferase, which produces MRKLSHEELLAQRLTAAEVLSTVRHPVVGILEDIRSLYNVGSCFRTADAMLLQRLILTGYTPTPPRKEISKTALGATETVPWEFVANGAEAVAMLRLQGYRTYALELTDSSLQLGTAQLPPGPIAFVAGNEITGVSAATLAACDGAIEIPMHGVKHSLNVAVAFGIAAWELVKKGG; this is translated from the coding sequence ATGCGAAAACTTTCCCACGAAGAACTTCTGGCCCAACGCCTAACCGCCGCCGAAGTCCTCTCTACCGTGCGCCACCCAGTTGTCGGGATTTTGGAAGATATCCGCTCGCTCTACAACGTTGGGTCCTGCTTCCGCACCGCCGATGCGATGCTGCTTCAGCGGCTGATCCTGACTGGTTACACCCCAACGCCGCCGCGCAAGGAGATCAGCAAAACCGCGTTAGGAGCAACCGAAACCGTCCCGTGGGAATTCGTTGCCAACGGGGCCGAAGCGGTTGCGATGCTCCGCTTGCAAGGCTACCGAACCTACGCGCTGGAGCTTACCGACAGCAGCCTGCAACTTGGCACCGCCCAGCTTCCGCCGGGGCCGATTGCGTTTGTGGCCGGCAACGAAATCACCGGCGTTTCCGCCGCCACCCTTGCCGCCTGCGATGGAGCTATCGAGATACCGATGCACGGCGTAAAACACTCCTTGAACGTCGCCGTGGCGTTCGGAATTGCGGCGTGGGAGTTGGTGAAAAAAGGGGGGTAA
- a CDS encoding EthD family reductase has product MYKLTAFFTKPESIEAFDAHYDSVHAPLMRAVPGLQSLVVSRNLRSFGADSPYYLIAEMTFADRDTFKAAMATEENKAAGKDLMSFAAGLVTMVHGEAQEV; this is encoded by the coding sequence ATGTACAAGCTGACAGCGTTCTTCACGAAGCCAGAGAGCATCGAGGCATTCGATGCCCATTACGATAGCGTTCACGCGCCGCTGATGCGTGCGGTGCCGGGGCTGCAAAGCCTTGTGGTAAGCCGGAACCTCCGTTCGTTCGGGGCCGACTCCCCCTACTATCTGATTGCCGAAATGACCTTTGCCGACCGCGACACTTTCAAAGCCGCAATGGCCACCGAGGAGAACAAAGCCGCCGGAAAGGACCTGATGAGCTTCGCCGCCGGGTTGGTGACGATGGTGCATGGCGAGGCGCAGGAGGTGTAA